A region from the Actinoplanes sp. OR16 genome encodes:
- a CDS encoding GNAT family N-acetyltransferase, producing the protein MALWRIRATVDDRPGYLSVLTASLALRSVNILAVQVHTTEEGAVDDFLVDAPDALTEADVMAAVLKGRGRDAFVTRAEAQGLADQPTRALALAGRLVHEPDTLGEALVALLDATDVRWRPRSGAESPGFHGGRMTLADPAGGAYEVLRALPAFTPAEYARAQALVEVAGAVVRQQREQVTVLLADGAEVVLRPATTDDLAAVRELHDSCSTGTLRQRYLSASVPGDPRLRQLLEPAGGVTLLATTPAGALVAMANLITEGDLGEVAVLVEDDWQRRGLGTALLRRLHAHAERSGFAAVVAHTGAGNVAMLRTLRRLGAGSIERDGALVTVTVPAAGRQVGDETPATHG; encoded by the coding sequence ATGGCGTTGTGGCGAATCAGAGCCACGGTCGACGACCGTCCCGGCTACCTTTCCGTGCTGACCGCGAGCCTGGCTCTGCGATCAGTCAACATCCTCGCGGTCCAGGTGCATACGACCGAGGAGGGGGCGGTCGACGACTTCCTCGTCGACGCGCCGGACGCGCTCACCGAGGCCGACGTCATGGCCGCCGTGCTCAAGGGCCGCGGGCGGGACGCGTTCGTGACCCGCGCCGAGGCCCAGGGTTTAGCCGACCAGCCGACCCGGGCGCTGGCGCTCGCCGGCCGTCTCGTGCACGAGCCGGACACTCTCGGCGAGGCGCTCGTGGCCCTGCTCGACGCGACCGACGTCCGGTGGCGTCCCCGCAGCGGCGCCGAGTCGCCCGGCTTCCACGGTGGACGGATGACGCTCGCCGACCCGGCCGGCGGCGCCTATGAGGTCCTGCGCGCCCTGCCGGCCTTCACGCCCGCCGAGTACGCCCGGGCGCAGGCCCTGGTCGAGGTCGCCGGAGCGGTCGTACGGCAACAGCGTGAGCAGGTCACCGTCCTGCTGGCCGACGGCGCCGAAGTGGTGCTCCGCCCGGCCACCACCGACGATCTGGCAGCGGTCCGTGAGCTGCACGACAGCTGCTCGACGGGGACGCTGCGGCAGCGATACCTCAGTGCCTCGGTGCCCGGCGACCCCCGCCTGCGCCAGCTGCTCGAACCGGCCGGCGGCGTCACGCTGCTCGCCACCACCCCGGCCGGCGCCCTGGTCGCGATGGCCAACCTGATCACCGAGGGCGACCTGGGTGAGGTCGCCGTGCTGGTCGAGGACGACTGGCAGCGGCGCGGCCTCGGCACGGCCCTGCTGCGGCGGCTGCACGCCCACGCCGAGCGGTCCGGTTTCGCCGCGGTGGTGGCGCACACCGGCGCCGGCAACGTGGCGATGCTGCGCACCCTGCGCCGGCTCGGCGCGGGCTCGATCGAACGGGACGGCGCGCTGGTCACCGTGACCGTGCCGGCTGCCGGCCGCCAGGTCGGCGATGAGACTCCTGCGACCCACGGGTAG
- the bioB gene encoding biotin synthase BioB: MPDILDRARTRVLDEGAGLSESEILEVLRLPDEDLPALLQLAHDVRMKWCGPEVEVEGIVSLKTGGCPEDCHFCSQSGLFASPVRAVWLDIPSLVEAAKQTAATGATEFCIVAAVRGPDKRLMEQMRAGVKAIKEAVDIQVAASLGMLTQEQVDELVEMGVHRYNHNLETCESYFPNVVTTHSWEERWSTLKMVRDSGMEVCCGGILGLGETVEQRAEFAAQLAELDPHEVPLNFLNPRPGTPLGDRPVVEGKDALRAIAAFRLAMPKTILRYAGGREITLGDLGTREGLLGGINAVIVGNYLTTLGRPATADLELLQDLKMPVKSLSATF; the protein is encoded by the coding sequence ATGCCAGACATCCTCGACCGGGCCCGGACCCGGGTTCTCGACGAAGGCGCCGGCCTCAGCGAATCGGAGATCCTCGAGGTTCTCCGCCTCCCGGACGAGGACCTGCCCGCGTTGTTGCAGCTGGCCCACGATGTGCGGATGAAGTGGTGCGGCCCGGAGGTCGAGGTCGAGGGCATCGTCTCGCTGAAGACCGGTGGCTGTCCGGAGGACTGTCACTTCTGTTCGCAGTCGGGACTCTTCGCGTCCCCTGTTCGTGCGGTCTGGCTGGACATTCCCTCTCTCGTGGAGGCCGCGAAACAGACCGCTGCCACCGGCGCGACGGAGTTCTGCATCGTGGCCGCCGTCCGCGGTCCCGACAAGCGGCTCATGGAGCAGATGCGGGCCGGCGTCAAGGCGATCAAGGAAGCGGTCGACATCCAGGTCGCCGCGAGCCTCGGCATGCTCACCCAGGAACAGGTGGACGAGCTCGTCGAGATGGGCGTGCACCGTTACAACCACAACCTGGAGACCTGCGAGTCCTACTTCCCGAACGTGGTGACCACCCACTCGTGGGAGGAGCGCTGGAGCACCCTGAAGATGGTGCGTGACTCCGGCATGGAGGTCTGCTGCGGCGGCATCCTCGGTCTGGGTGAGACGGTCGAGCAGCGTGCCGAGTTCGCCGCGCAGCTGGCCGAGCTCGACCCGCACGAGGTCCCGCTCAACTTCCTGAACCCGCGTCCCGGCACCCCTCTGGGCGACCGGCCGGTGGTGGAGGGCAAGGACGCGCTGCGCGCCATCGCCGCCTTCCGGCTGGCGATGCCGAAGACCATCCTGCGGTACGCCGGCGGCCGCGAGATCACCCTGGGCGATCTGGGTACGCGGGAGGGCCTGCTCGGAGGGATCAACGCGGTGATCGTCGGCAACTACCTGACGACGCTGGGCCGTCCCGCCACCGCCGACCTGGAGCTGCTGCAGGACCTGAAGATGCCGGTCAAGTCCCTCTCGGCGACGTTCTGA